One Deinococcus roseus genomic window carries:
- a CDS encoding branched-chain amino acid ABC transporter substrate-binding protein — MKLKKVSILGMMLTTTALSQPLTPLKIALVGDHQNNPIHNQIRLGALIALDEYRESFRKEHKVELTGFTIPDENNQRKLENLLNAQDILGAVVNVDTQLLDKLAATLAKEHLTLFTVTSTEDAFTEQKLPNVNRIIARDEMQSEVITRFAVNTFSPRRAMIINDKTRKGEAYAESLKTQLEASGVRIVSYEGLPDNRGVNSVALKAGFYQPDVIFYSGDPGIAGELVRSLKAQKISVPFIGNDSLDSPTFTETAGDDAIGTYFASVAGTSESFNNSYAFNKAYKDAYGSIATGWAIYGYDTTKVLLQGIQNAFRTNGKFPTRAQVMQAVRNSTFDDLVTGTLKFTSRGDRASTTLFIKRVGNDLSTTVIRKGGGNQK, encoded by the coding sequence ATGAAACTGAAAAAAGTTTCAATTCTGGGCATGATGCTGACCACCACAGCCCTGTCCCAGCCCCTCACCCCCCTCAAAATTGCACTGGTGGGAGACCACCAGAACAACCCCATCCACAACCAGATCCGCCTTGGCGCACTGATCGCCCTGGACGAATACAGAGAAAGTTTCAGGAAAGAGCACAAAGTGGAACTGACAGGTTTCACCATCCCGGACGAAAACAACCAGCGCAAACTGGAAAACCTGCTGAATGCCCAGGACATCCTGGGGGCCGTGGTCAATGTGGACACCCAGTTGCTGGATAAACTGGCAGCCACACTGGCCAAAGAGCACCTGACCCTCTTCACCGTCACCAGCACCGAAGATGCCTTCACAGAACAGAAACTGCCCAACGTCAACCGCATCATTGCCCGGGATGAAATGCAAAGCGAAGTGATCACCCGTTTTGCGGTCAACACCTTTTCTCCCAGACGCGCCATGATCATCAACGACAAAACCCGCAAAGGCGAAGCCTACGCCGAATCCCTGAAAACCCAGCTGGAAGCCTCCGGGGTGCGCATTGTCTCTTATGAAGGCCTGCCCGACAACCGGGGGGTCAACAGCGTGGCCCTGAAAGCAGGGTTCTATCAGCCTGATGTGATTTTTTACAGCGGTGATCCTGGTATTGCAGGCGAACTGGTGCGCAGCCTGAAAGCCCAGAAGATCTCCGTGCCTTTCATCGGAAACGACAGCCTGGACAGCCCCACCTTCACAGAAACCGCTGGAGACGACGCCATTGGGACTTACTTCGCCTCGGTGGCAGGCACCTCTGAGAGCTTCAACAACTCTTATGCCTTCAACAAGGCCTACAAGGATGCTTATGGCAGCATCGCCACGGGCTGGGCCATCTATGGCTACGACACCACCAAGGTCCTGTTGCAGGGCATCCAGAACGCTTTCAGGACCAATGGCAAGTTCCCCACCCGTGCCCAGGTCATGCAGGCTGTTCGCAACTCCACCTTTGATGATCTGGTGACTGGAACCCTCAAATTCACCTCCAGAGGAGACCGGGCCAGCACCACCCTGTTCATCAAGCGGGTGGGCAACGACCTGAGCACCACGGTGATCCGCAAAGGCGGCGGCAACCAGAAGTAA